In Aspergillus flavus chromosome 3, complete sequence, one genomic interval encodes:
- a CDS encoding putative methyltransferase-domain-containing protein — protein MMEASNSPDQQSVLSESILVSESLVPARDLKGVGHAEISFDGLLKDPLIIKEDLKEGCGGQLWPAGMVLARYLLLQHRSDFNNKTIVELGAGGGLVGLAVARGCDIGSSSVYITDQAPMLPLMETNIKLNNVSSRVAATVLNWGESLPDCIPKHPAIVLAADCVYFEPAFPLLISTLKNLLGPESICYFCFKRRRRADSRFLKLAKKLFHIVEVCDDPMAETYKRENIFLYSIRSK, from the exons ATGATGGAAGCTTCCAATTCTCCCGACCAACAATCAGTGCTCAGTGAATCTATCCTTGTTAGCGAGTCGCTTGTTCCAGCAAGGGATCTCAAAGGAGTTGGCCATGCTGAAATTTCATTTGACGGCCTACTGAAAGACCCCCTAATAATCAAGGAAGATCTGAAGGAAGGGTGCGGAGGCCAGCTATGGCCGGCAGGCATGGTCCTAGCAAGATATTTGTTACTTCAGCACCGATCTGACTTTAACAATAAGACAAT TGTCGAGTTGGGAGCTGGCGGAGGTCTTGTGGGGCTTGCTGTTGCGCGCGGTTGCGACATCGGGTCGTCATCAGTATACATTACGGATCAAGCACCAATGCTCCCATTAATGGAGACTAATATTAAGCTGAACAATGTTTCCTCTCGTGTTGCAGCTACGGTGCTAAACTGGGGGGAATCTCTTCCAGACTGTATTCCGAAACACCCCGCTATCGTACTTGCCGCGGACTGTGTCTATTTTGAGCCGGCCTTTCCTTTGCTGATATCAACTCTGAAAAACCTCCTAGGCCCAGAATCTATTTGCTATTTCTGCTTCAAGAGACGTAGACGAGCAGATTCTCGATTTTTGAAATTGGCAAAGAAGCTATTCCACATAGTCGAAGTTTGCGATGACCCGATGGCGGAGACTTACAAGCGAGAAAACATTTTCCTCTATTCAATACGTTCGAAATAG
- a CDS encoding U3 small nucleolar ribonucleoprotein Mpp10, whose protein sequence is MADFAKDPALNAALSAPWAFLCPTSELNDTIVGSAKFFLDSLALSISDAQSARQRQNRKRKRCEANLDQNTEVLQLKQLFVEGFGSDQIWEQALRILDSAGQEIQRDCTLSNRHAGHSLSDEGITSFEGSDFAAESSENSELESHLEGTRDLSDVDEEVSMALDLDQGDSIHDALDSRSIDETLGEESESSETGSDGEQPGTYTEDPFGLNDGFFSIDDFNKQSELWERQDARGGPDDESESDEEVDWHADPLATGNISASLNKTPPSNETDRGVKDQSMGDDDDDDNDTSDEEGPTFNNVNLQDGLDSDTDDAYPGTAQGADWINTSDIKYSDFFAPPPRKSTTKRSHRAMADVRRDLFEDDASIENSDISDGELGEPETQKSTHEKQRARIADEIRRLEAANVAKKEWMLAGEAKAAERPVNSLIEEDLEVERIGKPVPVVTAEVSEDIEGLVKRRILAREFDEVIRRRPGITDSQVARKSRFELEDSKAQQSLAELYETDHLRATDPNYVDPKNQKLLREHNEISNLWKEISSQLDTLSNWHYKPKTPHAHINVVTDAATIMMEDAQPTAGGAVGSAATLAPQEIYTPGADGKASGEVVLRNGLSVSKEEMTREEKSRLRRQHKKQKKTTTNDKNRQSGKAAERQQIVSDLKKGDVKLVGKQGEVTDIHGQKLTGTGPRSGADALKL, encoded by the exons ATCGGCAAAATTCTTCCTGGACTCTCTTGCTCTTTCGATTAGTGACGCGCAGTCCGCCCGCCAACGACAAAATAGGAAACGCAAAAGATGCGAGGCAAACCTAGACCAAAACACCGAAGTATTGCAGTTAAAGCAGTTGTTCGTTGAGGGATTTGGCTCCGATCAGATCTGGGAGCAAGCACTTAGGATTCTTGACTCTGCTGGACAGGAAATCCAACGCGACTGTACATTAAGTAATCGACATGCTGGCCACTCTTTATCAGATGAAGGTATTACATCTTTCGAAGGCTCGGATTTTGCGGCTGAAAGTTCCGAGAACAGCGAGCTAGAGAGTCATCTAGAGGGTACCAGGGACCTGTCAGATGTCGATGAGGAAGTCAGTATGGCGTTGGATCTAGATCAGGGCGACTCGATACATGATGCATTGGACTCCCGGAGTATTGACGAGACTTTGGGCGAGGAAAGCGAATCCAGTGAAACTGGTAGTGACGGAGAACAACCCGGCACTTACACAGAGGACCCTTTTGGGTTGAATGATGGGTTCTTCTCAATTGACGATTTCAACAAACAATCAGAACTGTGGGAAAGACAAGACGCTCGGGGCGGCCCAGATGATGAATCTGAAAGTGACGAGGAAGTTGACTGGCATGCCGATCCCCTCGCCACTGGGAACATTAGCGCTTCTTTGAATAAAACACCACCGTCAAATGAGACCGACAGGGGTGTCAAGGATCAAAGTatgggtgatgatgatgatgatgataatgacaCAAGTGATGAGGAAGGACCAACATTCAACAATGTCAATCTTCAGGATGGACTAGATTCAGATACAGATGATGCATATCCTGGTACTGCACAAGGGGCGGATTGGATCAATACTAGTGATATCAAGTATTCTGACTTTTTTGCGCCGCCACCCCGCAAGTCTACGACCAAAAGGTCAC ACCGTGCAATGGCCGATGTACGGCGCGATTTAtttgaggatgatgcttCAATTGAGAACAGTGATATATCCGATGGTGAACTAGGTGAACCTGAAACCCAAAAATCTACACACGAGAAACAACGCGCACGAATCGCCGATGAGATTCGTCGCCTGGAAGCTGCCAACGttgcaaagaaagaatggatgcTTGCTGGTGAAGCTAAAGCCGCAGAGAGACCCGTGAACTCGCTTATTGAGGAAGATCTTGAAGTGGAAAGGATTGGAAAGCCTGTACCTGTGGTTACTGCGGAGGTCTCCGAAGACATCGAAGGCCTTGTTAAGCGTCGGATCCTTGCCAGGGAATTTGATGAAGTTATCCGCCGCCGCCCTGGTATCACTGATAGCCAAGTTGCGAGAAAGAGTCGCTTTGAGCTTGAGGATTCTAAAGCTCAACAGAGCCTTGCAGAGCTATATGAGACTGATCACCTCCGAGCTACTGATCCTAACTATGTGGATCCTAAGAATCAGAAGCTTCTGCGCGAACACAATGAGATCAGTAATCTATGGAAAGAAATAAGCTCACAATTGGATACCCTCTCGAACTGGCACTATAAGCCCAAAACCCCACACGCACACATCAACGTTGTTACCGATGCGGCAACTATTATGATGGAGGATGCGCAACCAACAGCCGGAGGTGCTGTTGGTAGTGCAGCAACTCTTGCCCCCCAGGAGATCTATACACCTGGGGCTGACGGCAAGGCTTCTGGGGAAGTAGTTTTGAGGAACGGATTGTCAGTTTCCAAAGAGGAAATGACCCGTGAAGAGAAGTCAAGATTACGGCGACAAcacaagaagcaaaagaaaactaCCACCAACGATAAAAACCGACAGTCAGGAAAGGCAGCTGAGAGGCAACAAATTGTGTCGGATTTGAAAAAGGGTGACGTGAAATTGGTTGGAAAGCAAGGAGAAGTCACGGATATCCATGGCCAAAAACTAACCGGAACGGGTCCAAGGAGTGGTGCGGATGCACTAAAGCTGTAG